From one Salmo salar chromosome ssa09, Ssal_v3.1, whole genome shotgun sequence genomic stretch:
- the spata7 gene encoding spermatogenesis-associated protein 7 homolog — MSMGYTDYMDPKRGNASPVPGHSLTGPPRGQISLKGIPFCPRSSSRLTQCIIQDHMVSHYKKVYSAKAAIDSSVPKSMLSSVKYNDQLRREQLRKDASRSDRRPQSAGSHSQRSSKANTKASCPSQNTQSGAGQESAYFYLGSSMISTPRINTSFHAKQIVYPSQMVGGSGSPPHFFHCASEYSYRSPNSQRQQPARSCATTGTQSGYKAFQDPVQKTYSGDLIQKHAHRFTQDKPFTPRTLKSDSRSYLSQYRYYTPPRGKPAQDQERIIPRLTRQETYHGSTRTKECSSAEWDDQPLGHGTEHEWSDADDESHTLNLSAFGQRSKGNKSVSSDHYHPSFRVSPEGMTSPIMKRVSAEEEEFMYLEFIADVTNEILSRGLYSDRVLERVFERHVDKNKHLLDEDKMSHLLETLRNDLQSPANTPAFSAEPKNGEDTELDLLHGHLQGLESLDRGALSETKEDNDLFPYALFNQDSGGLEHVVPLSVSTPLYGSPPPKRTDSDSLPVGSPDADGGAEGLDEHNHDRENYFPPSLGENTPLTLEEDHNQNLEDNCGGLSKDLEDLERNLSESFHVSNAPNSAGPVVTENINTVASFSDDEF; from the exons GTAATGCATCGCCTGTCCCAGGCCACAGTCTGACTGGACCACCCAGAGGACAGATTAGTTTAAAAGGCATCC CGTTCTGCCCTCGGTCGTCGAGCAGACTAACCCAGTGCATTATTCAAGACCATATGGTGTCCCATTATAAAAAGGTGTATTCAGCTAAAG CTGCCATTGATTCATCAGTACCCAAAAGTATGCTAAGCAGTGTAAAAT ACAATGACCAGTTACGGCGGGAGCAGTTGAGGAAAGATGCGTCCAGGTCTGATAGGCGGCCTCAGTCAGCTGGTTCACACTCACAGAGGAGCAGCAAAGCCAACACCAAAGCCTCCTGCCCATCACAAAATACCCAA AGTGGAGCAGGTCAAGAAAGTGCCTATTTCTACCTGGGAAGCTCAATGATTTCCACTCCAAGAATCAACACCTCCTTTCACGCCAAGCAAATAGTTTACCCGTCCCAAATGGTCGGCGGGTCTGGGAGCCCCCCGCACTTCTTCCATTGTGCATCAGAGTACAGCTATAGGAGCCCAAACTCCCAGAGGCAGCAGCCAGCCCGCTCCTGCGCCACCACAGGTACCCAGAGTGGCTACAAGGCCTTTCAGGACCCTGTCCAGAAGACCTATAGTGGGGACCTGATTCAGAAACACGCCCACCGCTTCACCCAGGACAAGCCCTTCACTCCCAGGACTCTGAAGTCAGACAGCAGGTCCTATCTGTCTCAGTATCGCTACTATACACCTCCTCGAGGTAAACCAGCCCAGGACCAGGAGAGGATCATCCCCAGGCTGACACGGCAGGAGACCTATCATGGAAG CACACGAACCAAGGAATGCTCATCGGCTGAATGGGATGATCAACCCCTG GGACATGGTACAGAGCATGAGTGGTCGGATGCAGACGATGAGTCCCATACACTGAATCTGTCAGCATTTGGACAACGAAGCAAGGGAAACAAGAGCGTAAGCAGCGATCACTACCATCCCTCCTTCAG GGTTTCACCAGAAGGAATGACATCTCCTATCATGAAGAGGGTGTCTGCAGA GGAGGAAGAATTTATGTACCTTGAATTCATTGCTGATGTAACAAATGAAATCTTGTCCAGGGGCCTGTACTCTGACAG GGTCTTAGAGCGGGTGTTTGAACGTCACGTTGACAAGAATAAACATCTATTGGATGAG GACAAAATGAGCCACCTTCTGGAGACTCTGCGCAATGACTTGCAAAGTCCAGCCAACACACCTGCCTTTAGTGCAGAGCCTAAGAATGGTGAGGACACAGAGCTTGACCTTCTTCATGGTCATCTACAGGGTCTGGAGTCTCTGGACAGAGGAGCACTATCAGAAACCAAAGAGGACAATGACCTTTTTCCCTATGCATTGTTTAACCAGGACAGTGGTGGGCTGGAGCATGTTGTTCCATTGTCAGTGTCCACACCGTTATATGGTAGCCCTCCTCCTAAGAGGACTGACTCTGACAGTCTGCCTGTTGGTTCACCTGATGCTGATGGAGGTGCAGAGGGCCTGGATGAGCACAATCATGACAGGGAAAATTACTTTCCTCCTTCACTTGGTGAAAATACCCCTCTGACCCTTGAGGAGGACCACAATCAAAATCTAGAAGACAATTGTGGTGGACTATCCAAAGACCTGGAAGATCTCGAGAGAAATCTGTCTGAGTCATTTCATGTTTCCAATGCACCTAATTCCGCAGGGCCAGTAGTCACTGAGAATATAAACACAGTAGCCTCTTTCAGTGATGATGAGTTCTGA